In Phaseolus vulgaris cultivar G19833 chromosome 7, P. vulgaris v2.0, whole genome shotgun sequence, the genomic stretch ctaagtagatggaatatccagtgacatATTTTcgtgtggtaggacatgttgcccagtcagagtcattaaaaccacaaaggtgaagtgaactagtgtgagaaaaatatagtcttTCACCAGGGATGCCCTTTAGGTAACACAAAAAGACGTGAGACAACTTGTTGATGATGAGATGTGGTTGCAaatatgaattggcttaaattgtggacaaCGAAGGTGATGTCTGGTCGCatgttggttaagtaaattagacgtccaaTGAGTCTTCTGTATTGGGAAGTGGCATCAACGTTGAGATgtgagccttggtcgggagagagacgggaggtgtgagtcataggagtggccacaggtgtaaagtcaagcatgccagtttcttgaaggagatcaagagtatacttgcgttgacttaaatgaaggccagtactgttgcgagcaatttccagtcccaaaaagtaagtgagattacctaaattttagggtttagggtttagggcaagttgttttaaaacccaatttttggtagtggcaacAACAAGGAGAAGGCGGAGGGTAatgagtttagcaacaggtgcaaaagtgtctaagaaatcaagtccttcaagttgggtgaacccgttggcaacaactctagctttgtggcgctaaatagtgccatcagaatgatatttgattttatatacccatttacaaccaatagttttctttcttggagggagaggggtaagttgccaagtattgttagcagcaaggGCTTGAAGCTCAGCTTGCATGacagattgccaagaagcatgtttggaggcttcggTATAGGTGCGAGGTTaaggatgagaattgatagaggaaataatatttctaaaattagaaaataaggaattataagacaagtaattatgaataggatatctactacttacagtgttggttgctGTGTGGAAATCggcaagataggcaggttgtcagtgaggacgagctgatcttcttggaaaaTGGGGTGAAGTGCTTCCTGGAGGTGCATGAGGAGATAATGTTGGTGGAGGTGCAgtgttggatgcaggagcagagACATTATTTGCTGGAAGATCAAaggataatgaggctggtggaggggctgcaggagtagaggcacacgATTCGGCATGaggtgcaggagtagaggcacacgGCTCGACAAgaggtgcagtatcagaaaaaaaatcaagagcagaattatatgcgttagaaatagggagagataaagtgttggGGTCCCTAGGCAAGCCAATATCCAATTTATATGAAAATTGgatttcatgaaagattacatgtcttgatatctctatgcgatgaaactttaaatttaagacaatataacttttgtattttgcgggaaaccaagaaaaatacctttggtagatctatcatctaatttcttcctatgtgcagtaatggtactagcataacataggcaaccaaacacttttaaaatGGAAATGTCATACGGTTTTCCAAACAATtgttcatgaggagtgatgctattaagtaatggagtaggaatataatttattaagaaaacaacatgatttacagcaaattcccaaaaaataggaggaagatttgcttgaaaaagtaaggCCCTGGTTACATTTaatatgtgttgatgtttacgttccacaatgccattttgttgtggtgtttcaacacaagatgtTTGATGTGGAATcccctttgaagcataaaaatttgacatagcaaactcaacaccattgtcagtacgaatcgttttgatattagttttgaaatgattttgaacaaaaacagtgaagttaatgatgtgcgGAGGCACTTCAGATTTATTATGCAGCAAAATAACCCAAGTATAgcgcgagtaatcatcaacaatagttaagaaataacgaaaaccttgcatagaagtTATGGAATAGGGTCCctaaatatcaaagtgtacaagataaAAAATAGCAGAGGTAGCAATAgtacttaaagtgaaaggaagttttctctgttttgcacgactacaagtgtcacatacatgatgaaTATCAATAGTAATAAAAGGGTATTGTTTGcgtaagacatgtaatctttcatgtgaagggtgcCCCAGTCTATAGTTCCACagtgttttgtctgtgatattacaattaataagaGGAGCAAAATTATGTGGTTTAGAGCGACTAGAAGCAGCCAAGGTAGTGACAGGGTACAAGCCACCAATGGCTTCAtctgtaccaatcctctcttgggtgagattgtcttgtataatgTAGTGAGTtaaagtgaaagttaaagttaaagtgcatttaagttggtgtgtgagtttagaaacatatattaagtttaattgaaaattagGCACATATAACACACCAGACAAATAAAACTTGGCCGAAAAAtgtactaaaccagaatatgtggcataaataGTTTGGCCATTTGGgagactaattaagacaggtttgATTTTAGTGTAAGTAGTAAAAGCGCTCAAATTGTGGCAAACATGATCCGTGGCACCATAATCAACAagccaagattcttttatagcagAAAGTGAAGAGAAAAACTTACCCGTTGAAGATTGCTCGGTATTGGTGATTTTATCCGCGCTGAGAAggtgccgacttgattaatttgagcgTGAGGGGCaagatcctcaaggttttgttGACACAAAATGTTGGTTAGGAATTGACACTgctgtgatgtaagttgaatcccctttacatcctgttctttTTAAAAAGATTCAGAAGAAGGGTTAGTAGTAAACATATTGTTGGCTTGGGATGTCctattggtgaatttgtagccaggaggaaacccatgctttttataacaggtgtctACAGTGTGaccaagacgattacaaaaagtgcaaatttttctagtagaagaaaactttgaggttttaacatcaccagaaggaaaacccacttttCGAAAACAAACAACTtcagtatgaccatatttaTTTATCACAAAAATTACATGTAGTAGTGCGACTACTgttaagactatgaagactgGGGCAGGAACAACAGTGGATAATTGTCTCTCTTGTTGGACAACCAAGGAATTTTTTTTGGATATGACAAGAATGGGATCCATGAGCAAAACATgagaacatatatttttatactgATCATTTAATCCTCTTAAAAATTGCATAACACGATCCTCACACTTTCTttgatttataataaaattgacaGAACAAGAACATTTTACTGGGCATGTGCACACAGGATTAGGTCTAAAATTCTCTAATTTGTCCCAAATAATACGCAATTTTGTAAAATACTCTGTGACAGACATATCCCCCTAGTTTAAAGAAATAGCCTCAAATTGCAAATCAGAAATGCGAGATAAATCCCCTTGTGAATATCTAACTTTTAAATCATTCCAGATGTCAAAGGCTATGTCCATCCAAACAATGCTTTGCCTAATAGGGATTGAAACAAAGTGTACTAACCAAGAGACAACCATGTTGTTACAGCATGTCCAAGACGAGAAAGTGGGATCATCCCTTTGTGGGCACGGGTGTGAGCAAGTATGAATTCCACTTTGTTCTTGGCACTAAGATCAGTGATGAAGGATCTAGTTTGTGGAATCAAGAACAGGCGACACCAACGAGGCTGCGGGATTCTCGCTTGGGTGTAAGTATAGGAAGTTGTTCATCGGCTGTTCCAAAAGGGGCATCGATGTAGGGTTTCCATTTGAATAGGAAATCAGTGTGGGGTTTTCATCAGCCATCGCCtacaagattttaaaaaaaaaaataaccaagaacaacaaagagggaaataaaaatcagagagaagcgcagcagagctcttcattcgaagagctctgataccatattatagtaaatgaagatgaatattccttgtctgatgtgatgctttaatgtagcgtacgtaatcgcaAGTAATCGTAATTGAGAAAGGAGGTTTTGAtaaaccctaattgtagagaaaactaaatataaaatattgtatattagagagtaaaatacatggtgtatatataagaaaaaaattaagaccTATCTAagacagaaaaggaaagttgagTCAAGCAAACAAagtccaataatttaaaatagaaaattaaatatgttaacaatgtcttcttttttattttcaagtgGTAGTGGTTGCTCATGGTGGCTGGTGGTGACCGTGGTTGAGGAAagtttgtggtgtttttactATTGGTGGTTATGTTTtcgtttgtttttatttttagtttttggaAGCCATAAAACTCAGAAAAAAAGAACAATGGgagtacaaaattaaaaaaaaataataattatcttcGCATTGGGAACATTGAATACAACGAAACTTCTCCCCAACTCACTCTCTCACACACGTTCAAATGATGAAATTATTTTCTCAAACACTGCAACGGAAGAAGAATGGAATTGTTGCGattagaaagaaaagaaaaatatgaggTGCAACTAAGGTTATTTGAAAATGTGATATTATGCTTTATTTagtgttattttaatttttttaaaatgttaaaacctattttttacaattaataTAAAGGTACTATAGGAAAGTATGAAGGTGAAAGAATTTgccttattttaattaaaaattttaatatgtaaaaaaatatttgtgaagGTCTATTATATTGTTTAAGTTCATTGTCTAAGATTATAAGCTAAGTGACATGATAAGTTTTTGACTTGTTACTAATGATTTATTGTGCTTTTGACCTATTATTTCAATGTCTTAATTAAACACAAATTCATCATAACTTCTTTCTTCAATATTTTACAACTACATTTTcctcaaaattaaatattataatttttaatttcacatacaacttttatttttcacatttCTATGTATCAAAAACAATATTACTCAATGCATAAAATATTCACTTTATTcatttaatcaaaattaatcCATTCATTTATCAACTTCAAATTTTaaccaattatatttttttaatttttaatatttcctAAATAAGAAattgtatttataaaaaaacacttaCTCATATTAcaatttacatttaaaataaacctACATAATTACTTGTAAATATATcaaatattctttaaaaaaaacttcaatttttttttcttccaattaATTTCTTCttaacttaattattttttaccttatttataattaattcttACTTACTTAATTTACCTTTATAAATTTCTATTGCTTACATCTTTTtcctaaaataatattactacTTTAAATTAgctttctcaatttttttaaaattcatatttatacatttttattgaGATTTTGTCCTCAAGTTAATGAATTTGAAAccactaatattttatttatttatttcataactTTTCTTCCCTCTATGTTTTAAAAGTAATAAAccaaaaaagaaatagaaaaccCGTCTAGTATTCTGGTGAGAATTGTCCCaatcaaaagttaaaatttgGCTCCTCGAAAATCGAATTCTAACTTTTCACATAAAGCGTGCTatctatataaatataaaatattctacACAATATactatgtgaaaaaaaaaatgctataTCAGTGAAAATTTCCTCATGTTTGagctaaattattttatttgaatatttaaaaaataatgtcaGAGAAACActttttatcattaatttactcatattttatttatactttatatatatttaaattttttaaataagttgcagatcaatttttgttttgaatatctaataaaaaaaaaatctttaaattaGATACTTAATAAGTTGCAGTTTATTTGTTTTCCAATTTTAATGTTTGGTGTGTCTACTAAGATTAAACACGTCACATAATCTAgagtattataaaattatatacattaATTAGTTATATTGATATATTATATAGTGGATAATTTATAAcatgataaaaaatatgttaagatgtaaaataaaatctaaaaatatttcagaattatttaaaaagttaacatagtaataaaaataaaaagtaaatatttttgttgGTAAACTTAGACTATAATTTTATAGATAATACATGGTTAGAAGAAAAAgagttattaaatatttataaaacaaaaatggaGGATGCAAAACTTATTTCTGTTGAAAGTAtctcttgaaattaaaaattaggtttcattatttacataaaaaaacatttattttgtaTTCAGACACCAAAAACAACACACGACTGAACAGGGCCCAGATCGTATTTACCCTGAAAGCGACATGGCAGAGTGTTCAATTTCTCGATTTGCTGCAAAGtgaaattaattgtttttgACTTATTTGGActgttttctttatttgaattatttaaattattttcagtaaacatctattttaaaatatatgtttttataatttttttaattttagaagtttTAGTTGAGGGTAAAATATTACTATATTTGAGGCTCCTAAAAAATTGGTTGATAACTTAATTTGTGCTTTCaaagaaatttaatataatttggaACTTTTATGTAAAATATGATTTAGCggtcaatttatataaaattatctgaattaatatataaaatattataaacaagtattgtaattaaattttcatttttaaactaaaaCTATGAAAAGTAAGAGAAACGGACAAGAAACataataagaataattaaaagtcatacgaaaattttaaacaaaagaaTAGGAGAGAAAGAATGTTAGTCAAGAAATATATGTAAATTTAATTCTTTTGATTATAATTGCATCACACatttttaataactaatttaatatatgtattttattctaaaaaataacAATCCTTCTATATATCTAGTTTTTACATATCagtttaaaatttgtaaattttcgTAAACTACATTATTCGCTTCAAATCAATTTTCTTCAACTTGTGTTAcattttcttaaaaagaaattgtgtttataattattatataacttCTTTAAATGGTAAGTCGAATactctaattaaactttaagtccaacaaactttattttttttataatatcacATTAGTTCACTCAGATTCATTCATAACGTTTGAATATTGATATTACATAAGAAATTAAcagttttttttacattttttttcataagtcaatctttgttatttatttattatttattatttaatatattattatacaataaaataaaattaccatTCTTAATAGTAAAGGCATCTCTTcttaaacattattttaaaaaaaatatgattttaccattatttaacgattatgaattatattcttcttttatttttttttattttaaaattttagctaatttaaaaaatatttatgtaacataatttttttactaaataacataattatgtattatttttattctcttaCGACCTTGTAAATAGTTGTGGTGTTGTGTGAGTCCAACAAAATTTAAAGCCTGAATCATTTGGTGCCATGTGGTCTCTAGAAAAGAATTCCCACTGATTTTTCATTGAAGTAAAAGGGAGAATTCAAATTGCAACAAGGTGCCTTTAATTTTGACCTTGCTTGTGGTGACTTCATTCAAGGTAAACAAGAGCTGGAAATTCCAAGGCAAAAAACATACATGCAAAGGTTTAACAATTTTTTCCTTATACAATTCAAATACGATTTTTATCAgttttaatgttttgtttggattatgGAGTGAAAATAAGAGAATGATTTTGAAgaaaaagtgtaaagaaagttaggATGTTTGAattgatataaataaaatagaaagtgtgagaaaaatttataaaagtttgtgagtgatgtgatatgatgagtgtgattgaaattgtattttttttaattggtaaaaatataactttacaCATTTGCCCttacatttaaaaattgttaaaaattaatttgattgattatttgtgaattataattgtttttgaattaaaatattattttcgatAATTGAAACATTATTTTCGATACTATGTTCGAGCTAATTtcgaaaaaatataaattatgtaaaattttcGGACCATATTTATAATTGTGATGAACTTTATTTAGAACAAAGTTGTAATTGtggattatttatttttcaattatagtTGTAtgcaattaaaatattattttcggTACTGGACAAATTATTTATGATAATGTGTTGGAGTTATAATTTGAtaaatgacaattttttaataaaataaatattaatgtagtgttttattttgttaaagcAAAATTCATTGATAAAGTTCatgcataataataataataaaataataataataataataataataataataataataataataataatgtttcgAAAAATCATATGAATGATACATTGAAATATGTATAATTCAAAAGAGTCATAGAAGTCTTTAATTTGTTTAGGGATTCGTGCATAAATAAGATTATAGGtctgaaaagaaaaacacatgCATAATAAAATACAACCAAATTTTTACGTAGTTTAGGAATTTGTAGTCATTACCTTCACCAACTTTCTCATTCGTCGCTCGAGAGGCAGGCCAAAGAGTTGTTTTACCGCATTAGGATGACCACACAAAGCGACAACCTCAGATGAAATAGCTTGTCGCTCAACAATATGACATAACCTATCTAATTGATCACTATCCCTCCCAAGGATATCAGTTAATCTTCAAATCTTATGTTAAGTCTTTCCAATTGCAGATCAATTAGGTCCACCATGGAAGCTTTTCTTTTTTAGCCCCTAGAAGAAGAAGTACCACCTGATGGCTGGGATGGCTGAGGTGGCACTGATGGGGGTGTTAGATTAGGGTTAGGGCTGTATGAATCGACATTAGGGTCAGCTGAGTGAGGAGTTTCACATTGGGTCACATCCAAATCTGGCTCCTTCGGGATGTACTCCATATTGTGATCATTAAGATCTACATTAAAATGATGAGACTGAGTTTGACTTGATGATTGCAGTGATGTTCTCCCATCATGGCCGATAGCACGATTAAGCCCCCATAAGTCTTCCATCAACTTGTAGTGTCTGATGGGATTAACACGCCACTTTACGACTGAGGGCTTTTCTTGTTcattaatgaaaagaaatacaCTCATATTCATAATTATTGATTAATGTATGCGATAAGTAAACATCAGGTTGAATACGTTACTTTTATCAATATATCCCACACTTCATCGTCGACCTAAAAAATTTTCGAGTTTGGATTCCAAGCGAAACCACTTAGTCCACTAAATAGATCATGGATCTCACGCCATCTGTCCTTAAGGTTTTTCTGCCTTTTCTTCACATTATTTTTTGCAATCCCTACCAATCCACTCTGATGTAGGGATTTAATGATGTTTGTGTAACCATGCGTCGTCCAACTAGCATCAATGCGGTTACCGATAGATGCCTAATCTTTCATGGCATTCAACAATCGGTAGTCCATTTTTTGTGTTCACGAACACCTGCAGATGACTCTGAAACAATACCCTTTCTGTGATCCATGATAAAACCTAATAAAAAAGGTTAAACTTTTGCAATAACATAAATAGTTTcatacataaattaataaagGTCGAATGCCAACATTAAACTAATAAATTGTTCTTacaacaatataaatataagtttagAGATATtgcataaaattaattattacagTATCCTATCCACATTTCATTTGCTATAATATCCCTAATTTGTGACCTGAGCCTGTAGTCATCCTCATGAGTTTGCATCAAGTCACGATCAACTTCTTCCAACAAAGAGTCATCATTATCCACCCCGCGAAGAAAGTTAATAAAGGTCGAATGCCAACATTAAACTAATAAATTGTTCTTacaacaatataaatataagtttagAGATATtgcataaaattaattattacagTATCCTATCCACATTTCATTTGCTATAATATCCTATCCACATTTCATTTGCTATAATATCCCGCGAAGAAAGTTATGAAGAATACAACATGCTAACAACAATATCGGTCACAGTGTCCACAGAGTAATGAGGCTCCATTTCGCTAGCGATAATTCGGAATCGCTTTTTGAgggcaccaaatgttctttcAATAACATTTCTTAGTGAGGAATGACGATGATTAAACAATTCGCAGGAATTTTGTGGACCTCTTAGAGAATACTCTTTTAGATGGTATCGAAATCCGCGATATGAAGTTATAACTTGGGCTTTGAGCATGAAACCCACATCTCCAAGGTAGTATTTGCCTATAACCATCCATTAACACTTATTACTTATAAGTCATGTGACCAAATGAATATTTATTGCACTAGAAAACACACTCAACTAACCTTTCGGAATGACCAATGGATCCTCTCGTACAAACGCATCCTTCAATATCCTGGAATTAGAGGTTGTTCCTTCCCACCCAGCAAGAACATATGCGAATTTCATGTCAAAGTCACAAGCAATAAATACGTTTTGTGTTGGTTAGTCTTTTCTTCCACGAAAATGAGAAGCATCAGTTCGGGGGACTTTAACACAGATGTGAGTGCCATCTATGGCACCTAAATAATCCTAATACATGAAAAATTCACATTTATAAATAACTTGCATTGCATACAAcatgaattaaatatttaactattgTTTCTCATATTCATACCTTAAAGTATGGAAAAAAATCGTTTGTTTTAAGATATGAGGTTCAACCTCGGTCCCAACTAGTTGAATTAAGAACTCTTCATGCAACATCAATATTGCCTTCAAAACATTATGCAAGTGACGAGATACTACTTCCATGGACCGATAAAAGAAGAATGAAACACTTCGATTCTTGACGTTATGACCAATGATGTGTAAAAATTTAGCCACTTGTTTTTCAACTATAGATTGAAATGCATCTTTAATCATCCCCATTCCTCTTAttcattgaaataaattaataaatgctTCCGGATCCATGCGAATAATGTCATGACATCTTTCAGTATGGACCAAGTACGACATCAATTCTGCCGACGACACTCTTTTTGTGGAACAAACTCCAGTATAACATTATTTGTCTCGGTTAACACACACAACACAATCAATCCAGATCCAATCATGCAAAGGATTGTCATTGCTACTACTTGTGTTCGCAAATTCATTTGCTCTTGTATTTGTGAAATTAATGTGAAATCGACACCAATTGCATCAAGATTCATGTCATTTGTGTTAGACATCTCAACATTATCGAAATACATATACCAATGGTTATCGTTATCCATGGTCACAAATCCGAgacaattatataaatttaactaTTAGGTCTAAAGAaccac encodes the following:
- the LOC137829349 gene encoding protein ALP1-like is translated as MKFAYVLAGWEGTTSNSRILKDAFVREDPLVIPKGKYYLGDVGFMLKAQVITSYRGFRYHLKEYSLRGPQNSCELFNHRHSSLRNVIERTFGALKKRFRIIASEMEPHYSVDTVTDIVVSMLYSS